The Chanos chanos chromosome 16, fChaCha1.1, whole genome shotgun sequence genome has a window encoding:
- the si:dkeyp-23e4.3 gene encoding rho GTPase-activating protein 7 produces MLITKIEAREACDWLRAAGFPQYAQLFKDCHLPIDIDLVKSDHEFLDKDSIDSLCRRLSTLNKSLEMKLELNRSKRRGEDKDDEEPCAISPKWTFERKSRRWIRTDDMDLLHSPESPASDLRRSGSQETSLSDGGEQHDVCSMHSSSSADSDDGVGGAQKAFEDPETSRSSSRCSSTYRPLSPDTSFSGPPSPGELQSFGSEQGFHEKPPRKKGQSLLKKMEKLRLRRSTLRSPTHGLKSQLVISGPVLQQGLAEDRLKQLHCVEVSELHDKAGSPASSTPPSGSSSSQSESSSTVSTPSPVTRVRSNCKRTGSHHRSNCRDRINEQELNNQRNCHDDTVFELPHRYKPGTFPTRLSHNNSPLSPIDNTSVNWRTGSFHGYRGRRSRSSASQDHELPSSPLAGFDHRASIYDNVPEHLAEPTLEIIDDDVFSALDNVMERINGLQQLVTTWAEKLSEDGDSDFSHSSSPSPSSLTDIHLEVNEPEETDRTTVEGNYVNRQGEIASAQADRTTPERPARAQQLHWSSEQTLLTDGPGLGVEVQLASSVSLLQRLSLLKLTALMDKHSPFSKQGWNWTVPKLFRKVKASERSRRVFGVPLLLSVRQSGKPLPSGILRAMQYLKTECLDQVGLFRKSGVKSRIQCLRDMVEADPEGVSFEGQSAFDVADMIKQYFRDLPEPIFTSRLCETFLHIYQYFPKDQQFTGAQAAIFLLPDENREALHSLLLFLREVVACVEENQMTPTNIAVCLAPSLFHLNTLRRDSSNTRSSHRKYSLGRPDQRDLSENLAATQGLAHMVTEAAHLFQMPKYWTLQNPEGGSEDSPQYEGGLTCPLRSGEREREERIRLDQMTQRFLREAKEKSKGWVNLSGSEHVDLAFRKVEDGNPLREWRGIVEVDAPPQEVLHCLLREQELWQRDLRRCGVVEALDKETEIYRYVLQAAGARPPLDLLLLRAWQSDPAAGPLYVASCSTECADVRREGVRAQVLFCLFLVESLGVKRSKVTHICRMDTRGRSPGWYGRVGVHLLASDLEALRDCLKHKAKDPRA; encoded by the exons ATGCTCATTACAA aGATTGAAGCGAGGGAGGCTTGCGACTGGCTTCGAGCAGCCGGCTTCCCCCAGTATGCACAGCTATTCAAAG ATTGTCACCTTCCCATTGACATAGACTTGGTGAAGAGTGATCATGAATTCCTGGATAAGGACTCTATTGATTCCCTCTGCAG GAGATTAAGCACTTTAAACAAAAGTCTTGAGATGAAGCTGGAGCTCAACAGATCCAAACGACGG GGCGAGgataaagatgatgaagaaCCTTGCGCCATAAGTCCAAAATGGACTTTCGAAAGGAAAAGCAGGCGATGGATTCGTACCGACGACATGGATCTCCTGCATTCTCCTGAAAGTCCAGCGTCTGACCTGAGGAGGTCAGGGAGTCAGGAGACTTCTCTGTCAGATGGAGGAGAACAGCATGATGTCTGCTCCATGCATAGCTCCAGCAGCGCTGACAGTGATGATGGAGTTGGCGGCGCCCAAAAGGCCTTTGAGGATCCCGAAACTAGCAGGAGTTCCTCCAGGTGTTCCTCCACCTATCGGCCCCTGTCGCCGGACACCTCGTTCAGTGGACCCCCATCACCTGGGGAGCTCCAGTCCTTTGGTAGTGAGCAGGGCTTCCACGAAAAGCCTCCAAGGAAGAAGGGCCAGAGTTTACTGAAGAAGATGGAGAAGCTACGGCTTCGAAGGTCTACGCTACGTTCACCTACTCACGGCCTCAAGAGCCAGCTAGTCATCAGCGGCCCCGTCTTACAGCAAGGTCTGGCCGAAGACAGACTGAAGCAGCTCCACTGCGTCGAGGTATCGGAGCTTCACGACAAGGCGGGAAGCCCGGCTTCCTCCACTCCGCCTTCCGGTTCCAgcagcagtcagtcagagagcagCAGCACGGTCAGCACCCCGAGTCCGGTAACCAGGGTCCGGAGCAACTGCAAGCGCACCGGATCGCACCATCGGTCCAACTGTCGCGACCGCATCAACGAACAGGAACTCAACAACCAGCGTAACTGCCACGACGACACCGTCTTCGAGCTCCCGCACAGGTACAAGCCGGGCACCTTCCCCACGCGGCTCTCCCATAACAACAGCCCCCTCTCGCCCATCGACAACACCTCCGTCAACTGGAGGACCGGGAGCTTCCACGGGTACCGGGGCAGGAGGAGCAGAAGCAGCGCTTCCCAAGACCACGAGCTTCCCAGCAGCCCGTTGGCAGGCTTCGACCACCGGGCCAGCATTTACGACAACGTGCCGGAGCACCTGGCCGAGCCGACCCTGGAAATAATTGACGACGACGTCTTCTCGGCTCTAGACAACGTAATGGAGCGCATTAATGGTCTGCAGCAGCTGGTGACCACTTGGGCAGAGAAACTATCTGAGGACGGGGACTCAGACTTCTCTCACTCCAGCTCTCCTTCACCCTCTTCGTTGACTGATATCCATCTGGAGGTCAATGAACCGGAGGAAACAGACAGGACTACCGTGGAGGGGAACTACGTCAACCGCCAGGGCGAGATAGCATCGGCACAGGCAGACCGAACCACTCCAGAGAGACCTGCTCG AGCTCAACAGCTCCACTGGTCCAGTGAGCAGACCCTTCTAACAGACGGCCCCGGCCTGGGCGTGGAGGTCCAGCTGGCCTCCAGTGTTTCTCTACTGCAAAGACTGAGTCTGCTGAAGCTGACGGCTCTTATGGACAAACATTCGCCCTTCAGCAAGCAGGGCTGGAACTG GACCGTTCCAAAGCTGTTCCGGAAAGTGAAGGCTTCCGAGAGGAGCAGGAGGGTGTTCGGGGTTCCTTTGCTCCTGAGCGTGCGTCAGTCGGGCAAACCTCTGCCCTCTGGCATTCTCAGGGCAATGCAGTACCTAAAGACGGAGTGCCTGGACCAG GTTGGACTCTTCCGGAAGTCTGGGGTCAAGTCTCGAATTCAGTGCCTGAGGGACATGGTGGAAGCCGACCCAGAGGGCGTGTCCTTCGAGGGCCAATCAGCTTTCGACGTGGCCGACATGATCAAGCAGTACTTCAGAGACCTGCCGGAGCCGATCTTTACCAGCAGGCTTTGTGAGACGTTCCTGCATATCTACCAGT ATTTCCCGAAGGATCAGCAATTTACTGGAGCTCAGGCGGCCATCTTTCTTCTGCCGGACGAGAACAGGGAGGCCTTGCACAGTCTCCTGCTCTTTCTGCGGGAGGTGGTGGCTTGCGTGGAGGAGAACCAGATGACTCCTACCAATATCGCCGTGTGCTTGGCTCCCTCGCTCTTTCACCTCAACACGCTTCGGAGAGACAGCAGCAACACCAG GTCAAGCCACAGGAAGTACAGCCTGGGAAGACCAGACCAGAGAGATCTAAGCGAGAATCTGGCTGCCACCCAGGGTTTAGCCCATATGGTTACGGAGGCCGCCCACCTCTTCCAG ATGCCAAAATACTGGACGTTACAGAATCCAGAGGGCGGTTCTGAAGACAGCCCGCAGTACGAAGGCGGTCTGACTTGCCCTTTGCGCAGTGGTGAGCGTGAACGTGAGGAACGGATCCGATTGGACCAGATGACCCAGCGGTTCCTGAGAGAGGCCAAAGAGAAGTCCAAAGGCTGGGTTAACCTCTCCGGCTCTGAGCACGTGGATTTGGCCTTCAGAAAG GTGGAGGACGGTAACCCGTTGAGGGAGTGGAGGGGAATAGTGGAGGTGGACGCTCCTCCGCAGGAGGTGCTTCACTGTCTGCTGAGAGAGCAGGAGCTGTGGCAGAGAGACCTCCGGCGGTGCGGCGTGGTGGAGGCCCTGGACAAAGAAACGGAGATATACCGCTACGTGCTCCAGGCCGCGGGAGCCCGTCCTCCACTGGACCTCCTGCTGCTGAG GGCCTGGCAGTCTGACCCCGCGGCCGGGCCGCTTTACGTGGCCTCTTGTTCGACGGAGTGTGCCGACGTCCGCCGCGAGGGCGTGAGAGCGCAGGTgctgttctgtctcttcctggTGGAGTCGCTaggggtcaaaaggtcaaaagtcaCGCACATCTGCCGGATGGACACCAG gGGCCGATCTCCCGGGTGGTACGGCAGAGTCGGCGTGCACCTGCTGGCGTCGGATCTGGAGGCTCTACGGGACTGTCTCAAGCACAAAGCCAAGGACCCCAGAGCGTGA